Proteins from one Prevotella sp. E2-28 genomic window:
- a CDS encoding DEAD/DEAH box helicase codes for MTFEETYLNDNILDALYDMHFEEMTPIQERCIPEILDGHDVLGVAQTGTGKTAAYLLPILSMLDDGGYPEDAINCVVMSPTRELAQQIDQAMEGFSYYLNDVSSIAVYGGNDGSRFDQEIKSLRGGAPVVIATPGRLLSHLKVGNLDLSRTSFFVLDEADRMLDMGFMEDILQINKLLPPTCQKVMFSATMPGKIRELAMSLLTNPVEIKLKVSRPAEKIHQMAYVCYEPQKVGIIEHIFKEGNLKRVIIFCGKKDKVKDINRTLLKMKINCAPMHSDLTQQERDDVMYRFKAGQVDVLVATDIVARGIDIDDIGMVINYDVPHDSEDYVHRIGRTARAERDGEAITFVSDSDVYRFKEIEHFLQKSIEKLSLPEKLGEGPDYEALKKPERGRSKKRYKKRSGTSFAGTHSRKKQKKGKE; via the coding sequence ATGACATTTGAAGAGACATACTTAAACGACAATATCCTTGATGCACTATATGATATGCATTTCGAGGAAATGACCCCTATTCAGGAACGTTGTATTCCTGAAATTCTTGACGGCCACGATGTTCTGGGTGTAGCACAAACGGGCACAGGAAAGACAGCTGCTTACCTTTTGCCCATCCTTTCTATGCTAGACGATGGTGGTTATCCAGAGGATGCTATCAACTGTGTGGTAATGTCGCCCACACGTGAATTAGCCCAACAGATAGACCAAGCTATGGAGGGTTTTTCGTATTATCTGAATGATGTCAGCAGCATTGCTGTCTATGGTGGCAATGACGGTTCACGCTTTGATCAGGAGATTAAGAGTCTAAGAGGTGGCGCCCCAGTGGTTATTGCTACGCCAGGCCGTTTGCTTAGTCATTTGAAAGTGGGCAATCTGGATTTGTCGCGTACCTCTTTCTTTGTGTTAGATGAAGCAGACCGTATGCTTGATATGGGTTTTATGGAGGATATTCTGCAAATCAATAAACTGCTTCCTCCCACTTGTCAGAAAGTAATGTTCTCTGCAACGATGCCAGGAAAGATTCGTGAACTGGCCATGTCACTCCTGACAAACCCTGTAGAAATTAAGTTAAAGGTTAGCCGTCCGGCAGAGAAGATACACCAAATGGCCTATGTATGTTATGAACCTCAGAAGGTTGGCATCATAGAGCACATTTTCAAAGAAGGAAACTTAAAGCGTGTTATCATTTTCTGTGGAAAGAAAGATAAGGTAAAAGACATCAACCGCACCTTGCTAAAGATGAAAATCAATTGTGCGCCAATGCACTCAGACCTTACCCAGCAGGAACGCGATGATGTGATGTATCGCTTTAAGGCTGGTCAGGTAGATGTATTGGTGGCCACAGATATTGTGGCTCGCGGAATTGATATTGACGACATTGGTATGGTTATCAATTATGATGTGCCCCATGACAGCGAGGATTACGTACATCGTATTGGTCGTACAGCTCGTGCCGAGCGCGATGGAGAAGCCATTACTTTTGTCAGCGATTCCGATGTCTATCGTTTTAAGGAAATTGAGCATTTCCTTCAGAAATCTATAGAAAAGTTGTCTTTACCAGAGAAACTTGGTGAAGGTCCCGACTATGAAGCCCTGAAGAAACCTGAGCGTGGTCGTTCGAAGAAACGCTATAAGAAACGTTCTGGCACATCTTTTGCAGGAACACATTCGAGAAAGAAACAAAAGAAAGGAAAAGAATGA
- a CDS encoding ATP-dependent Clp protease ATP-binding subunit — MTSQFSQKVSEILAYSREEAVRLSCSSVSPEHLLLGMMRMKDGLVCDVFSRLNIKKEDIKFSLEMQVQESEGIIHPLNSQEILLNEQASNILKLSVLEARRQHEQHVDQQHLLLAILHDRGNNGAKQILEEHNMTYDNILNMFKAPQTNDALQLPEDEEEDTELPKNQHTTGTTTENPKEKSKTPVLDNFSTDLTKAALDGKLDPCVGREQEIQRVMEILGRRKKNNPILIGEPGVGKSAIVEGMAQMIALRKCSPMFFNKKIVSLDMTGIVAGTKYRGQFEERIRALLKEIEQDPNIIVFIDEIHTIIGAGSTPGSMDAANIMKPALARGTIQCIGATTLDEYRNSIEKDGALERRFQKVLVDPTTSEQTLQILYNIKDRYEQHHHVEFTDDAIRACVTLTERYVTDRAQPDKAIDAMDETGARVHLRNAQIPPEIDEIEKQLDVVKAKKHEAVANQNYELAASYRDNQTQLEKQLAEVQSKWMAGNNEDRQIVTEAEVSDVVSMMTGIPVQRMAENEGVRLKNMAPTLKASVIAQDNAIDKMVKAIQRNRVGLKAPNHPIGAFMFLGPTGVGKTYLAKKLAEQMFGSADALIRVDMSEYTESFNVSRLIGAPPGYVGYEEGGQLTERVRRKPYSIVLLDEIEKAHGNVFNLLLQVLDEGRLTDGNGRFVDFRNTVIIMTSNAGTRQLKEFGNGIGFTASTLGINMNEKDREHARSIVQKALSKQFSPEFLNRLDEIITFDQLDLDAIKRIIDVELKGLVKRITDMGYQMQLTDAAKEFVANKGYDIQFGARPLKRAIQNYIEDGICELILADSLTEGDIIHVDKHPEKEELSFKIDRPQ, encoded by the coding sequence ATGACAAGTCAGTTTTCACAAAAAGTCTCTGAAATACTGGCCTATTCACGCGAAGAGGCCGTACGCTTGTCGTGCAGCAGCGTAAGTCCTGAGCATCTCCTTTTAGGTATGATGCGTATGAAGGACGGTCTCGTCTGCGATGTGTTCAGTCGGCTTAATATTAAAAAGGAAGATATCAAATTCTCTTTGGAGATGCAGGTTCAGGAGAGTGAAGGAATCATTCATCCTCTGAATAGTCAGGAAATATTGCTTAATGAACAGGCATCTAATATTCTGAAGCTTTCTGTATTAGAAGCAAGACGCCAGCATGAGCAGCATGTTGACCAGCAGCATTTACTGTTGGCCATACTCCACGATCGTGGTAATAATGGCGCTAAGCAAATATTGGAAGAACATAACATGACATACGACAACATCTTGAATATGTTCAAGGCACCTCAAACCAATGATGCATTGCAACTGCCAGAGGACGAAGAGGAAGATACAGAACTGCCAAAGAACCAGCACACCACAGGAACCACAACGGAGAATCCTAAAGAGAAGTCAAAGACTCCTGTCTTAGATAATTTCTCTACAGACCTTACTAAGGCTGCTCTTGACGGCAAACTGGACCCATGTGTAGGCCGTGAGCAGGAAATCCAGCGTGTGATGGAGATACTGGGACGTCGCAAGAAGAACAATCCAATTCTGATAGGCGAACCTGGTGTTGGTAAGAGTGCCATCGTTGAGGGTATGGCTCAGATGATAGCTCTGCGCAAGTGCTCACCTATGTTCTTCAACAAGAAGATTGTAAGTCTGGACATGACAGGTATTGTTGCCGGCACTAAGTATCGCGGACAGTTTGAGGAGCGTATTCGTGCCCTATTGAAAGAGATAGAACAAGATCCTAATATCATCGTCTTCATTGATGAGATTCACACCATCATCGGAGCAGGTTCTACACCTGGCAGTATGGATGCAGCCAATATCATGAAACCTGCATTGGCACGAGGCACTATCCAGTGTATCGGTGCTACCACACTCGATGAATATCGCAATAGTATTGAGAAAGACGGAGCCTTGGAACGTCGTTTCCAAAAGGTACTCGTAGATCCTACCACATCCGAGCAAACCCTTCAGATTCTTTATAATATCAAGGATCGCTATGAGCAACATCATCATGTAGAGTTTACTGATGATGCCATCCGTGCATGTGTCACATTGACAGAACGCTATGTCACAGACCGTGCACAGCCCGATAAGGCCATTGATGCGATGGATGAGACAGGTGCACGTGTGCATCTCAGAAACGCTCAGATTCCACCAGAGATTGACGAGATAGAAAAGCAACTCGATGTAGTCAAGGCAAAGAAACACGAAGCCGTAGCTAATCAGAACTACGAATTGGCAGCTAGCTATCGTGATAACCAGACACAATTAGAGAAGCAGTTGGCTGAAGTGCAGTCTAAGTGGATGGCAGGTAATAATGAAGACCGCCAGATTGTCACTGAGGCTGAGGTATCTGATGTAGTATCCATGATGACTGGCATTCCCGTGCAACGTATGGCAGAGAATGAGGGTGTACGTCTGAAGAATATGGCACCTACCCTCAAGGCCAGTGTCATTGCACAAGACAATGCTATTGATAAGATGGTGAAGGCCATCCAGCGTAATCGCGTAGGACTGAAAGCCCCCAACCATCCAATAGGTGCATTTATGTTCCTAGGCCCCACAGGTGTGGGAAAGACCTACTTGGCTAAGAAACTCGCAGAACAGATGTTCGGTTCGGCAGATGCCCTTATCCGTGTTGACATGAGCGAATACACCGAGTCATTCAATGTTAGCCGACTCATTGGAGCGCCTCCAGGTTATGTAGGCTACGAGGAAGGTGGACAGCTCACCGAACGTGTACGCCGCAAGCCCTACTCTATCGTACTGCTCGACGAGATTGAGAAAGCTCATGGCAACGTATTCAACCTCTTGCTCCAGGTGCTCGACGAAGGTCGTCTCACTGACGGCAATGGCCGTTTTGTGGACTTCCGTAATACCGTCATCATTATGACCTCTAACGCTGGTACCCGTCAGCTCAAGGAGTTTGGAAATGGTATTGGCTTCACCGCTTCTACACTCGGTATCAATATGAACGAGAAAGACCGTGAGCATGCTCGCAGCATTGTTCAGAAAGCTCTTTCCAAGCAGTTCTCTCCAGAGTTTCTTAACCGCCTGGATGAGATTATCACCTTCGATCAGCTCGACCTTGACGCCATCAAGCGCATCATTGATGTAGAACTGAAAGGACTAGTAAAGCGTATCACTGATATGGGGTATCAAATGCAACTTACAGATGCAGCCAAAGAGTTTGTAGCTAATAAGGGCTATGACATTCAGTTTGGCGCACGTCCTTTGAAACGTGCTATCCAAAACTATATTGAGGATGGCATCTGTGAACTGATACTAGCAGACAGTCTCACGGAGGGCGATATCATCCATGTTGACAAGCATCCAGAAAAAGAAGAGCTCTCTTTCAAAATAGACAGACCCCAATAA